Below is a genomic region from Rosa chinensis cultivar Old Blush chromosome 5, RchiOBHm-V2, whole genome shotgun sequence.
gttccaacttccaacttAAAAGCCTATGACTTTCTACCTGGAGTATAATTAAGGTTTTGTCGTGATCTCCAACCTCTAATTTTCCTACTAATAACAGTAACTTTGAAGGATCACTAGAGCACAACACGAAGCTCCAAAGTAGAAATTCCTAAATCTTTTCATGTTTTccaaaatttaatttctaatGGAAATCTTTCCAATGCTTTTGGTTTTCTCATCAATTATCTTCTCCCTTCTAAGTACCTACACTACCAGTATACAAGACATCATTACCATTAATCCAAGAGTATCAATCAAAGATGGAGGGAGTACCCTAGTTTCAGCTGGAGGAAGCTACGAATTGGGATTCTTTAGCCCAGGTAATTCGAAGAGTCGATACGTGGGAATATGGTACAATAACATATCTCCTCAGAAAGTTGTATGGGTGTGCAACAAAGAAACTCCCCTTACTGATCACTCGGgagctttgaatctcactagccAAGGAGTTCTCGTTCTGTTCAATGGCAAAAATAGTATTATCTGGTCATCATCCAACGAGACTTCAAGCAACATAAGTAACCCAGTTGCTCAACTCTTGGAGTCGGGCAATTTCGTGGTGAAAGATGGATCAGAGGAGGACTCAAAAGTTCTGTGGCAGAGCTTTGACTATCCAAGTGACACCTTACTACCAGGAATGAAGATCGGATGGGACTTAAAAACCGGCCTAAACAGGTTTCTGTCATCTTGGAAAGAACCAGAAGATCCTGCTCCAGGACAATTTTCATTCTCTTTAGATCGTAGTGGGTATCCCCAACTAGTTCTTAGGAATGGTTCCATAGCACGTTACAGGTTGGGGTCATGGAATGGCCTTGGCTTCACAGGAACTCCTCAACTTAGATCTCAGAACCAGTTGTTCAAACTTGACTTTGTGTCAAATGAGAATGAAGTATACTACAAATATGAGCTCCTGAGCACTTCAGTTGAATCAAGATTAGTGCTCAACAGGTCAGGCGATTTGCAACGCTTCATGTGGAGTGGCACAACAAATATCAATCGCGTCATTTACTCAGCTCCGGCAGATCAGTGTGACGCTTATAATGTGTGCGGTGCATTTTCTCGCTGCAGTGTTGATTCTCCTCGATTATGTGCATGCTTACAAGGTTTCGGACCAAATTCTTCAACGTCCACCAGGTGTCTTCGTAGAACTCCATTGAGTTGCAATGATTACCAAGATGGCTTCAAGAAGTTCACAAGGGTGAAATTGCCGGACACATCTTCGTCCTGGTTTGACTTGACAATGACCCTTGAGGACTGTAAGAAAACTTGTTTGAAGAACTGCACTTGCACTGCTTATGCAAATTTGGATGTAAGGGAAGGAGGAAGTGGCTGTTTGCTCTGGTTTGATGAACTCAATGACATACACGAATTTGATACTGGTGGGCAAGACCTCTTTGTAAAGATGGCTACCTCAGAATTAGGTAACTTTCTTCTCAAGTTTTGTTCGTTTTTTGAGCTATGCATACACCAAGATCCACATTTACATCTTGTCTCAACTTTTTCCCACATCATTACACATAAAGATGATGTAGTGTAAAACAAAGCAAAATACAAAAGAACAGAAATTTAATCTGGACTTGATTATACTCTAAAGTTATATATGCTCAAAATCATGAAACTTGTTCACACCGTATCTACTTCTCTTTCAGGTGACATAAAGACAAACAAGAGATCTAGCATGAAGAAGCGGGTGGCTATCATAGTCAGCTTTGGGTTATTAGTCATGGGAGTGCTTATACTAGGATTGGTTTTCTACATACGAAAGAAGAAATTAACAGGTAGAAATGATCTCTGTGTTTGTTGATATAACTAGATTTATATTGTACTGTCAACTGAAAAATATTGAAAGgtgagaatttattttcttcttcagtGGAAAACAATCATGAAGCTATTGGTATTGAGTACTAATTCTTCACTGTTCTACTGCCTCAGTATATATGAAGAACATCCATGGAAACACTGAAGGTGGTAATGAAGATATAGAGTTGCtaaaatttgatttgggcaccatATCTAAAGCAACGGATAACTTCTCAGACAATTATAAGCTGGGAGAAGGTGGCTTCGGACCAGTATACAAGGTAGTAActaacaaaacatatatattatgATTAGCATCTTTTATTTCctctgaaaatatatatatacttcaaCTTATTTAAACGATGGTTCTAGGGCACGTTGAAAGAAGGGGAAGACATAGCAGTGAAAAGGCTTTCAAAATGTTCTGGACAAGGAATAAAAGAATTCATGAATGAAGTAATGTTGATTGCTAAACTCCAGCACAGAAATCTTGTAAAGCTTCTTGGTTGCTGCGTTGAAGGAGatgaaaaaatgttaatttatgAATACATGCCCAATAGAAGCTTGGACTACTTCATATTTGGTTGACCTTCTATTAACCCATACAAATCTCAGTCTTATCATACTccatatatattaaaattttgtCTAGAATTTATTGTAGATTGGACTAACTTCTGTAAGTAACTTGGTAGGTGATACAAGAAGTAGATTGCTTGGTTGGGATCAACGCATCAACATTATTGGTGGAATAGCTCGAGGCCTTCTCTATCTTCATCAAGATTCTAGACTGAGGATCATCCATAGAGATCTTAAAACTGGTAATGTTTTACTAGATAAGGATATGAACCCAAAAATATCTGATTTTGGGACGGCTAGAGCATTCGTAGGAGATCAAACTGCGGAAAATACTAAGACCGTGGTTGGGACATAGTACGTAACTCTCAACTTGTATTCTAGTCTATCTTAATTAGTTAGTCGATACATATCTTAGCAATTCCATCTTGTAGTGGTTATATGTCTCCTGAGTACGTGGTTGATGGACTCTTCTCAATCAAATCTGATGTCTATAGCTTCGGTGTCATGGTATTGGAGATAGTGAGTGGGAAGAAGAACAGGGGATTCATTCATCCAGACCACCAACTTAACCTTATAGGACATGTAAGCTGAAAGAATAACTTGTCCTAATTTATTCAACAACCAACACTATTCTGTAATTATGTGAAGTTGAAGATGGCTTTACAGATATTGTTCTCTTTCAAAAGACATAAGAGATTCAGAATGGCTAATTCAACACAAATAATTTCATTATAATTTCAGGTATGGACTCTATGGACTGAAGGAAGATCATTGGAAGTAATGGATAAGAAGTTGGATGGCTCCTATGCTCTAACAGAAGTGTCACGATGCATTCACATAGCTCTGTTGTGTGTGCAACAACAACCAGAAGATAGACCAAACATGGCATCTGTGGTCCTAATGTTGGGCGGTGAGGGATCATTGCCTGTGCCAAAGCAACCTGGTTTCTTCACTGAAAGGAATCCGTTTGAAGCAGAGAACTCTTCATCAAGCCAATTGGAATCATATTCAGTAAATGACATGAGTATAACAGAGTTAGAGGCACGATAAATTATTATTTCCTCGAAGCAGTGGTGGAATACAGTTGATGGAAAACCATGGTTCGCTTTTCTAAAACTCAGTGTGTTAACTGTTAACCATCTAATACTCTGTATATCTACTTGAACTGTGTGAGAATACTATTTACTGCTGATCTTTTATAAGTTTCATTCACAAGTAATTGATCGAAATATAACAAAGATTCAATATCAAACTGAGACATTAAATAttggttctgacttctgagTAAAATGTAAGAACTGAAAGCACAGACTTACTTGGGTTGTATGTTTTCTGAAAGTTGAAAACTTTTCTACGTTAAGTGAAGATTAGCTAcctgttgaaggaaatcagctttgtgtgcctaatcaaactaggaatagttccatgattgtaataggagagaatgttctagaattctaAGTCCTATTCGGGATAGTTTTCCTTGTagcattagaacatgtactttgtaatccctatatatagggctcctattctcaattatgaaagacacaattctctcatcaatctctctcaaactcacttattcttaaacacgttatcaacacgagttctaaccacaaaaaccaaaaatccaaaaaccgAAATTCTTTTCAACATCACCTTTTCACCGTTgcacctagcccgagctagcctaGCCACTGCTGCCCACGTGTGCCGCACACTTCCCCTGCAGCTCTTACGCACCCGCGTgccgcctactgcccctgcaaaACAGCAGGACACTCGTTCCTGTGTAGATCATCCTGCTTGCACCCCCCGAAatgtcttgatcgggacctcagatcaaaatccttccttcatcaaagttgttcgtctctgtctcttctatatGACCTCctaatttcagccttatcggagttgttttgagacctgCACTCTTCCGACAAAGCAAGCAGCACCTCCAGCCGAGCCTAGcaatttccggccaccttttcTCAAGAAACAAGTTTTTCAAACCGACGTTGCAATCCTGCACATCTCGGCCACACAGCAGGGATTGAAAGATAGTTTGCAATCCCCGACCCAGGATCGATAGCAGTCTGCAatcctacacgcctgcatcaacacgcgcgtgtattgAGAATTTCAAGTTCCGAAATTCATGAGTAAGTTTTCACTAGTAAgttgttcccgtttttgaaatttaaatttatttttatttgtcttCGGAGGACTtacaaaatcccttcttctacatcccccTTTCTGTAATGTGGGTTAGATTTgctaaaagcggaatcgtggggattcatgctacatacgaactaagagcgttcgtgatcttcggactaagagcattCGTGATCTTCGGATTAAGAGCGTCCATGAGCATCGATTTtttcgaactaagagcgttcgtaagcataAAAATTTGACCGTATAAACGTCATTGGTTTCAAGCCAAATCCAAAAATTTGAAAACTATCAACAAAGACagtggttataactctttctcactaggtgtactcaagag
It encodes:
- the LOC112163864 gene encoding G-type lectin S-receptor-like serine/threonine-protein kinase At4g27290 isoform X1, with product MEIFPMLLVFSSIIFSLLSTYTTSIQDIITINPRVSIKDGGSTLVSAGGSYELGFFSPGNSKSRYVGIWYNNISPQKVVWVCNKETPLTDHSGALNLTSQGVLVLFNGKNSIIWSSSNETSSNISNPVAQLLESGNFVVKDGSEEDSKVLWQSFDYPSDTLLPGMKIGWDLKTGLNRFLSSWKEPEDPAPGQFSFSLDRSGYPQLVLRNGSIARYRLGSWNGLGFTGTPQLRSQNQLFKLDFVSNENEVYYKYELLSTSVESRLVLNRSGDLQRFMWSGTTNINRVIYSAPADQCDAYNVCGAFSRCSVDSPRLCACLQGFGPNSSTSTRCLRRTPLSCNDYQDGFKKFTRVKLPDTSSSWFDLTMTLEDCKKTCLKNCTCTAYANLDVREGGSGCLLWFDELNDIHEFDTGGQDLFVKMATSELGDIKTNKRSSMKKRVAIIVSFGLLVMGVLILGLVFYIRKKKLTASVYMKNIHGNTEGGNEDIELLKFDLGTISKATDNFSDNYKLGEGGFGPVYKGTLKEGEDIAVKRLSKCSGQGIKEFMNEVMLIAKLQHRNLVKLLGCCVEGDEKMLIYEYMPNRSLDYFIFGDTRSRLLGWDQRINIIGGIARGLLYLHQDSRLRIIHRDLKTGNVLLDKDMNPKISDFGTARAFVGDQTAENTKTVVGTYGYMSPEYVVDGLFSIKSDVYSFGVMVLEIVSGKKNRGFIHPDHQLNLIGHVWTLWTEGRSLEVMDKKLDGSYALTEVSRCIHIALLCVQQQPEDRPNMASVVLMLGGEGSLPVPKQPGFFTERNPFEAENSSSSQLESYSVNDMSITELEAR
- the LOC112163864 gene encoding G-type lectin S-receptor-like serine/threonine-protein kinase At4g27290 isoform X2, producing the protein MEIFPMLLVFSSIIFSLLSTYTTSIQDIITINPRVSIKDGGSTLVSAGGSYELGFFSPGNSKSRYVGIWYNNISPQKVVWVCNKETPLTDHSGALNLTSQGVLVLFNGKNSIIWSSSNETSSNISNPVAQLLESGNFVVKDGSEEDSKVLWQSFDYPSDTLLPGMKIGWDLKTGLNRFLSSWKEPEDPAPGQFSFSLDRSGYPQLVLRNGSIARYRLGSWNGLGFTGTPQLRSQNQLFKLDFVSNENEVYYKYELLSTSVESRLVLNRSGDLQRFMWSGTTNINRVIYSAPADQCDAYNVCGAFSRCSVDSPRLCACLQGFGPNSSTSTRCLRRTPLSCNDYQDGFKKFTRVKLPDTSSSWFDLTMTLEDCKKTCLKNCTCTAYANLDVREGGSGCLLWFDELNDIHEFDTGGQDLFVKMATSELGDIKTNKRSSMKKRVAIIVSFGLLVMGVLILGLVFYIRKKKLTVYMKNIHGNTEGGNEDIELLKFDLGTISKATDNFSDNYKLGEGGFGPVYKGTLKEGEDIAVKRLSKCSGQGIKEFMNEVMLIAKLQHRNLVKLLGCCVEGDEKMLIYEYMPNRSLDYFIFGDTRSRLLGWDQRINIIGGIARGLLYLHQDSRLRIIHRDLKTGNVLLDKDMNPKISDFGTARAFVGDQTAENTKTVVGTYGYMSPEYVVDGLFSIKSDVYSFGVMVLEIVSGKKNRGFIHPDHQLNLIGHVWTLWTEGRSLEVMDKKLDGSYALTEVSRCIHIALLCVQQQPEDRPNMASVVLMLGGEGSLPVPKQPGFFTERNPFEAENSSSSQLESYSVNDMSITELEAR